Proteins found in one Thermaerobacter subterraneus DSM 13965 genomic segment:
- a CDS encoding transposase, with amino-acid sequence MVRELESVRFTTGAIRVDDQSHVVLPRIGRVKTHEPTTALLRRIQAGTARILSATVSREGGRWFISFTCEVERQPGCPRFPWRVVGVDAGVRHLAVLSTGEVWPNPRPLEKALQKVARSSRALARRQKGSRGWQKARRRLARLHARVRNIRQDALHKLTHHLATTYGVVVVEQLHVAGMVQNRRLARALADAAMAEIRRQLQYKCAWHGAVLVEAPRFYPSSKRCSRCGAIKPSLPLSQRVFRCEECGLVLDRDENAARNLAALAAAVAGSGPETENARGRDGRPAARQAIPEEAGNRHRRIAG; translated from the coding sequence GTGGTGCGGGAGCTGGAGTCGGTGCGGTTCACCACCGGCGCGATCCGGGTGGACGACCAAAGCCACGTCGTCCTGCCCCGGATCGGGCGGGTGAAGACCCACGAGCCGACCACGGCCCTGCTCCGGCGCATCCAGGCGGGGACGGCCCGGATCCTCTCGGCCACGGTGTCGCGGGAAGGCGGCCGGTGGTTCATCAGCTTCACCTGCGAGGTGGAGCGGCAGCCGGGCTGCCCCCGGTTCCCCTGGCGGGTGGTGGGCGTGGACGCGGGGGTGCGGCACCTGGCGGTCCTTTCGACGGGCGAGGTGTGGCCGAACCCGCGGCCCCTTGAAAAAGCCCTCCAGAAGGTCGCCCGGTCCAGCCGCGCCCTGGCCCGCCGCCAGAAGGGCAGCCGGGGGTGGCAAAAGGCCCGCCGCCGGCTGGCCCGGCTCCATGCGCGGGTCCGGAATATCCGCCAGGACGCCCTTCACAAGCTGACGCACCACCTGGCGACCACCTATGGCGTGGTGGTGGTCGAACAGCTGCACGTGGCGGGCATGGTCCAGAACCGCCGGCTCGCCCGGGCGCTGGCCGATGCGGCCATGGCGGAGATCCGCCGCCAGCTCCAATACAAGTGCGCCTGGCACGGGGCGGTCCTGGTCGAAGCGCCGCGCTTCTATCCCAGTAGCAAGCGTTGCTCCCGGTGCGGCGCGATCAAGCCGTCGCTGCCGCTTTCGCAGCGTGTTTTCCGCTGTGAGGAATGCGGGCTCGTGCTGGATCGGGACGAAAACGCGGCCCGGAATCTCGCGGCCCTGGCGGCCGCCGTCGCCGGGAGTGGTCCGGAGACGGAAAACGCCCGTGGACGGGATGGAAGACCTGCCGCAAGGCAGGCGATCCCGGAGGAAGCGGGAAACCGGCACCGGCGCATCGCCGGGTAA
- a CDS encoding spore germination protein, whose amino-acid sequence MANRNLLDRLTQEIHTASSRLGAYLDGWAADRAAAEPLSHRLDETTRRLAALLGHASDLHIRHLRLRGQVRVAVAVIDGLAVDELIHRFVLVPLGSIPADVNTPDEVVRWLVRRGLQGTRLQQARLFDEVVRELHRGSAVVLVDSVDRALILDFSGFEHRLPEEPATEVVTRGPREGFTEVLRTNLAAVRRRLADHRLRVEDFEVGRLSHSRGALLYVLGRADPLLVQTLRRRLAAVDLDTVVDTSQLASFLSGRPWSPFMQYRSTERPDVCTAALAEGRVVLMLDGTPFALIVPATFWDLLQSPEDYYLRWPFGTAMRLLRLFAVLVSVSGLALYVAIVNYHHELIPTNLLVTILTSRAAVPYPTVVEAIILNVGFDLLREAGARMPRGIGGALSVVGALVVGEAMVRGGLASAPMVVLAATTAVATLSLPTFAVTVPFRLISYALLLLGSALGLFGIAVGVTAVVGHLSSLESVGRPFLAPLAPWRGEALLEDALVRLPWRRHRKQVPFVPVERSAGRAAEPGP is encoded by the coding sequence ATGGCCAACCGCAACCTGCTGGACCGGCTCACGCAAGAGATCCATACGGCCAGCAGCCGCCTTGGCGCGTACCTGGACGGTTGGGCCGCCGATCGGGCCGCGGCGGAACCCCTTTCCCACCGGCTCGATGAGACCACCCGCCGCCTGGCTGCGCTGCTCGGCCATGCCAGCGACCTGCACATCCGCCACCTGCGGCTGCGGGGCCAGGTCCGGGTGGCCGTGGCGGTGATCGACGGGCTGGCCGTCGACGAACTGATCCATCGCTTCGTGCTGGTCCCGCTGGGAAGCATCCCGGCCGATGTGAACACCCCGGACGAGGTGGTGCGGTGGCTCGTCCGCCGCGGGCTCCAAGGAACCCGGCTGCAGCAGGCCCGCCTCTTCGACGAGGTCGTGCGGGAGCTGCACCGCGGCAGTGCCGTGGTGCTGGTGGATTCGGTCGACCGCGCCCTCATCCTCGACTTCAGCGGCTTCGAACACCGCCTGCCCGAGGAACCGGCCACGGAGGTGGTGACCCGCGGGCCGCGCGAGGGGTTCACCGAGGTGCTCCGCACCAACCTGGCCGCCGTGCGGCGCCGCCTGGCCGATCATCGCCTGCGCGTCGAGGACTTCGAGGTCGGTCGCCTGAGCCACAGCCGGGGCGCTCTCCTCTACGTGCTCGGCCGAGCCGACCCGTTGCTGGTCCAGACCTTGCGGCGGCGGTTGGCCGCCGTGGACCTCGACACCGTGGTCGACACGAGCCAGCTCGCCTCCTTCCTCTCGGGGCGGCCCTGGTCCCCCTTCATGCAGTACCGCAGCACCGAACGTCCGGACGTGTGCACCGCCGCCCTCGCCGAGGGCCGGGTGGTCCTGATGCTGGACGGCACGCCCTTTGCGCTGATCGTCCCGGCGACCTTCTGGGACCTCCTGCAGAGCCCGGAAGACTACTACCTGCGCTGGCCCTTCGGCACGGCCATGCGACTGCTGCGCCTGTTCGCCGTGCTGGTCAGCGTCAGCGGCCTGGCGCTGTACGTGGCCATCGTCAACTACCACCACGAGCTGATCCCGACCAACCTGCTGGTCACGATCCTCACCAGCCGCGCCGCCGTACCCTATCCCACGGTGGTCGAGGCGATCATCCTGAACGTCGGCTTCGACCTCCTGCGGGAGGCGGGCGCCCGCATGCCCCGCGGCATCGGCGGTGCGCTCTCCGTGGTGGGCGCCCTGGTGGTGGGGGAGGCCATGGTGCGGGGCGGACTGGCCAGCGCCCCGATGGTGGTGCTGGCCGCGACGACGGCCGTCGCCACCCTCTCGCTCCCGACCTTTGCCGTGACGGTCCCCTTCAGGCTGATTTCCTACGCGTTGTTGCTCCTGGGCAGCGCCCTGGGGCTGTTCGGCATCGCCGTCGGGGTGACCGCCGTGGTCGGGCACCTGAGCTCCCTGGAGTCGGTGGGCAGGCCCTTCCTCGCCCCGCTGGCACCGTGGCGCGGCGAGGCGCTGCTGGAAGACGCCCTGGTGCGCCTGCCCTGGAGGCGGCACCGCAAGCAGGTCCCCTTCGTCCCCGTGGAGCGGAGCGCCGGGCGGGCGGCGGAGCCCGGGCCATGA
- a CDS encoding Ger(x)C family spore germination protein, translating into MRSQRVEALQVAINATIAVTTGALLYLPRPVVVKAGRDGWMAVGVAAMLGMVLAWCWWALYFRPERAPGERTAGDRPGWGDRLLAAGFAGYVTYLAVVLVAQVTTVFATVLPEMPVAVFAAGTALTGWVLAAYGLEAVYRSGQVLFPLMVGASVLNLAVVLAGNVDMRELTPVLETGVGPVATALPVAFAFSGASAVVLAAGGRLRDPGRLRWALPLAVALSGLLLVAYTAAAVAVLGVSEVARSTFPVLSLIRQVRASLFLQRLEILTLFAWLTGTFVHLGLLLTAAATAVARALPGKPRWQGVVTAVIGAGAGWVGVVGFTSGPVLLHHVERVFPEVSMAGTAFLLAGGWMSLKARRSGRPRPPTPRTASPRTNGGEEPPREGPEGGRTGLRRVPGSDLGGRLPGPDPGERLPSSQVSGSGTSAKAGPSGSEVRGAAARSRRAAALAMLALCAGLFLGGCYGRIEPEQAAVVTVLGLDRTRSDRLLLTVEIVGAPTTGPREQPGSVVHRLLQAEGQSLLDAQRQLELAAGREMLWSHVNVVLVGRDLARSGLEPVLDTLSRRYTFRRNAFLFVTDSPAGRFLHRLQPAFGAPRFVAFQRMMLRPSARLGPPIDLNAFLRTVGHGGEDPAVPVVDLAASTPTEPMVRRVALFRGLRLVALADEPATRGLYWLTGQQEVDRLVWPCPGDPPDRGFGVTAVRSSSRRSVRWTPAGPAASVRVRIEADVEEWRCTEPLTTSVLPRAQAAAARAVGRDVAALLQLARREGIDPVGFGLELHRRDPAAWRGVAPQWRRRVASLPVSVQVDVHLRRTGLTMGAP; encoded by the coding sequence ATGAGGTCGCAGCGGGTCGAAGCCCTGCAGGTCGCCATCAACGCCACCATCGCGGTGACCACGGGGGCGCTGCTGTACCTGCCGCGGCCCGTGGTGGTGAAGGCGGGACGGGACGGCTGGATGGCGGTGGGCGTGGCGGCGATGCTCGGGATGGTCCTGGCCTGGTGCTGGTGGGCCCTGTACTTCCGGCCGGAGCGGGCGCCGGGCGAGCGGACGGCCGGGGACCGGCCCGGCTGGGGCGACCGCCTGCTCGCGGCGGGCTTTGCCGGGTATGTCACGTACCTGGCGGTGGTCCTCGTCGCCCAGGTCACCACCGTGTTCGCCACCGTGCTGCCTGAGATGCCGGTGGCGGTGTTCGCCGCCGGGACGGCGCTGACGGGTTGGGTCCTGGCAGCCTACGGCCTGGAGGCGGTCTACCGCAGCGGCCAGGTGCTCTTCCCCCTGATGGTGGGCGCCAGCGTGCTCAACCTTGCCGTCGTGCTGGCGGGGAACGTGGACATGCGCGAGCTGACGCCGGTCCTGGAAACGGGTGTGGGTCCGGTGGCGACCGCCCTGCCGGTCGCCTTCGCCTTTTCCGGCGCGTCGGCCGTGGTGCTGGCGGCCGGCGGCCGGTTGCGGGACCCCGGACGACTGCGCTGGGCCCTGCCCCTGGCCGTGGCCCTGTCGGGCCTGCTGCTGGTCGCCTACACCGCGGCCGCCGTCGCAGTGCTCGGCGTGTCCGAGGTGGCGCGGTCGACTTTCCCGGTGCTCAGCCTGATCCGTCAGGTCCGCGCCAGCCTGTTCCTCCAGCGCCTTGAGATCCTCACGCTGTTCGCGTGGCTGACGGGGACGTTCGTCCATCTGGGTCTCTTGCTGACCGCGGCCGCTACGGCGGTGGCCCGGGCCCTCCCCGGGAAGCCGCGATGGCAGGGCGTGGTGACGGCCGTGATTGGCGCCGGGGCCGGGTGGGTGGGCGTCGTGGGGTTCACCAGCGGCCCGGTGCTTCTTCACCACGTGGAGAGGGTCTTCCCGGAGGTGTCCATGGCGGGGACGGCCTTCCTGCTGGCCGGCGGGTGGATGAGCCTCAAGGCACGCCGGTCCGGCCGGCCGCGACCGCCGACGCCCCGGACCGCGTCCCCCAGGACGAACGGGGGAGAGGAGCCACCACGCGAGGGACCGGAAGGGGGGCGTACCGGCCTGCGCCGCGTCCCTGGTTCGGACCTCGGAGGCCGCCTCCCTGGTCCGGATCCTGGTGAAAGGCTTCCGTCATCCCAGGTGAGCGGATCCGGTACGTCTGCGAAAGCGGGTCCCTCCGGCTCTGAGGTCCGGGGCGCCGCGGCCAGGTCGCGGCGGGCGGCAGCCCTGGCGATGCTCGCCCTCTGCGCCGGCCTCTTCCTTGGCGGCTGCTACGGCCGCATCGAACCCGAGCAGGCCGCCGTGGTGACGGTGCTGGGCCTCGATCGAACCCGCAGCGACCGCCTGCTGCTCACCGTGGAGATCGTCGGCGCCCCCACCACCGGTCCCAGGGAACAACCGGGCAGCGTCGTCCACCGGCTGCTCCAGGCCGAAGGCCAGTCGCTCCTCGACGCGCAGCGCCAGCTGGAGCTGGCCGCAGGGCGGGAGATGCTGTGGAGCCACGTCAACGTGGTGCTGGTGGGGCGGGACCTGGCGCGATCGGGCCTCGAGCCCGTCCTCGACACCCTGTCCCGGCGCTACACCTTTCGTCGTAACGCCTTCCTGTTCGTCACCGACAGCCCCGCCGGCCGGTTCCTCCACCGCCTCCAGCCCGCCTTCGGCGCCCCGCGCTTCGTCGCCTTCCAGCGGATGATGCTTCGTCCCTCCGCCCGTCTCGGCCCACCCATCGATCTGAACGCCTTCCTGCGCACCGTGGGCCACGGGGGTGAGGATCCGGCGGTGCCCGTGGTGGATCTCGCCGCGTCGACGCCGACCGAGCCCATGGTGCGGCGCGTGGCCCTGTTCCGCGGCCTGCGCCTGGTCGCCCTGGCGGACGAACCGGCCACCCGGGGCCTGTACTGGCTGACCGGCCAGCAAGAGGTGGACCGGCTGGTGTGGCCCTGCCCCGGCGATCCGCCGGACCGCGGGTTCGGGGTCACCGCCGTGCGCAGCAGCAGCCGGCGGAGTGTCCGCTGGACGCCCGCCGGGCCGGCGGCCTCCGTGCGGGTGCGGATCGAAGCGGACGTCGAAGAGTGGCGGTGTACGGAGCCCCTGACGACGTCCGTGCTGCCGCGGGCCCAGGCGGCGGCGGCACGCGCCGTGGGACGCGACGTGGCGGCGCTGCTGCAGCTGGCCCGCCGGGAGGGGATCGACCCCGTGGGGTTCGGCCTGGAGTTGCATCGCCGCGATCCGGCCGCGTGGCGGGGCGTCGCCCCGCAGTGGCGCCGGCGCGTCGCGAGCCTGCCGGTCTCGGTGCAGGTGGACGTCCACCTGCGCCGCACCGGCTTGACGATGGGCGCCCCGTGA
- a CDS encoding putative quinol monooxygenase: MIVLVARYVTRPGMADRVEAAVREMITLSRQEEGCLRYEVNRSVERENEFLLYEVYRDEAALEAHRQSPHFRRIVQETIVPLLEQRERQFYRPVTP; this comes from the coding sequence ATGATCGTCCTGGTGGCCCGCTACGTCACCCGCCCCGGCATGGCGGACCGGGTCGAGGCCGCCGTGCGGGAGATGATCACCCTCTCCCGCCAGGAAGAGGGCTGCCTGCGCTACGAGGTGAACCGCTCGGTGGAGCGGGAGAACGAGTTTCTGCTCTACGAGGTGTACCGCGATGAGGCGGCGCTGGAGGCCCACCGGCAGTCGCCCCACTTTCGCCGCATCGTCCAGGAGACCATCGTGCCCCTGCTGGAGCAGAGGGAGCGCCAGTTCTACCGGCCGGTGACGCCGTGA